The following coding sequences are from one Lolium rigidum isolate FL_2022 chromosome 6, APGP_CSIRO_Lrig_0.1, whole genome shotgun sequence window:
- the LOC124666363 gene encoding protein FAR1-RELATED SEQUENCE 5-like: MIRLHRTDDHGWYIHEFRKDHNHGLAIKRGEKLQWPSHRNIDPHTKDLLRNLRDNNVGLTKVFSVIGSFFGSMENIPFNKRSLRTLCASISRDHSEDDVKKTYDAFSEMKLKDPNFRDSCLVDSEGTIRALMWTNGKSRMQYNLFGDAITFDTTYRTNQYDMPFGLFVGVNNHFQSIILGGVLLTNEKTETFEWVFKEFVSLMGGKPPVTILTDQCRAMEIAIAAVLPETTHRWCKWHVLRKAKECMGSVYSKASGFRDEFHKILEYMITVEEFEAAWSSLVAKYGLEEHPFLTQIFEVREKWAKPYFAGKFCARMTSTQRSESANHMLKGFVPPGSSMNMFVRHYNKLQFDRDEEENYQEMRSRLGGIVLNSGLPIEMHASKIYTPNMFGLFKVHLFQSGSYIVQEVIDGQRFFVKHVFAEKREKWSRTEYEVIFDPQRETFKCECVMYEHMGMLCSHALRVMISLGITEIPASHIMRRWTRDAYRDMPAHLMIYQNDSPAMKSTSFRHSALYRTAIEIVQMADTNPESYEVAMSHFLDAMPILSETSKIKDETSCIRQAKTIPRRQIREQQSMPRHGCSSQKERDGATNHSKKPAWLREG, from the exons ATGATCCGTTTGCACCGAACGGATGATCATGGATGGTACATTCACGAGTTTAGGAAAGATCACAATCATGGGCTGGCAATAAAACGCGGGGAAAAGTTGCAGTGGCCATCACATAGAAACATTGACCCGCACACGAAGGACCTTCTTAGGAACCTCAGGGACAACAATGTGGGCCTCACGAAGGTGTTTAGTGTTATTGGGagcttcttcggatcaatggaaaaTATTCCTTTCAACAAGCGATCACTAAGGACATTGTGTGCAAGCATCAGCAGGGACCATTCAGAGGATGACGTAAAGAAAACGTATGATGCTTTTTCAGAAATGAAGCTGAAAGACCCCAACTTTCGTGACAGCTGCTTGGTAGACTCGGAAGGGACGATCAGAGCACTAATGTGGACAAACGGGAAGAGCCGTATGCAGTACAATCTGTTCGGGGATGCAATAACCTTTGACACAACCTACCGAACAAACCAGTATGACATGCCTTTTGGATTATTCGTCGGTGTCAACAACCACTTCCAAAGTATAATCCTAGGTGGTGTCCTGTTGACGAACGAGAAGACAGAGACATTTGAGTGGGTGTTCAAAGAATTTGTATCTCTAATGGGAGGGAAACCACCAGTGACCATTCTTACAG ATCAGTGTCGTGCAATGGAGATAGCTATTGCTGCTGTTCTCCCTGAGACAACTCATAGATGGTGCAAGTGGCATGTTTTGCGCAAAGCTAAAGAATGCATGGGATCAGTCTATTCAaaagcgtccggtttccgtgacgAGTTCCACAAGATTCTGGAGTACATGATAACAGTGGAGGAGTTTGAGGCGGCATGGTCAAGTCTCGTCGCAAAGTATGGTCTCGAGGAACACCCTTTCTTAACTCAGATTTTCGAGGTCAGAGAGAAGTGGGCGAAGCCATACTTTGCAGGAAAGTTCTGCGCCAGGATGACAAGCACCCAACGTTCTGAGAGTGCAAACCACATGCTAAAGGGTTTTGTCCCGCCAGGGTCTTCAATGAACATGTTTGTTAGGCACTACAATAAGCTGCAGTTTGACagagatgaggaggagaactaccAGGAGATGCGCAGCCGCCTG GGAGGTATAGTGCTCAACAGCGGGCTGCCTATTGAGATGCATGCGAGCAAGATTTACACGCCAAACATGTTTGGCTTGTTCAAGGTACACCTGTTCCAGTCGGGGTCATATATTGTGCAGGAGGTAATTGATGGACAAAGGTTCTTTGTGAAGCACGTATTCGCCGAGAAGAGAGAGAAATGGTCCCGGACAGAGTATGAGGTTATTTTTGATCCCCAGAGAGAGACTTTCAAGTGTGAGTGTGTGATGTACGAGCACATGGGAATGTTGTGCAGCCATGCACTCAGG GTTATGATCAGTCTAGGTATAACAGAAATACCTGCAAGCCACATCATGAGGAGGTGGACCAGAGATGCATACCGTGACATGCCTGCACATCTTATGATATATCAAAATGACAGCCCTGCTATGAAATCCACGAGCTTCCGCCACTCAGCTTTATACAGAACTGCAATTGAGATTGTTCAGATGGCGGACACTAATCCTGAGTCATACGAGGTAGCAATGTCCCACTTTTTAGATGCCATGCCTATCCTATCAGAAACAAGCAAGATAAAAGATGAGACTTCATGCATCAGGCAAGCAAAGACAATACCAAGGAGACAGATACGAGAGCAGCAGTCTATGCCCAGACATGGTTGCTCCTCCCAAAAGGAAAGAGATGGGGCGACCAACCACAGCAAGAAGCCGGCCTGGTTACGAGAAGGTTAG